The following DNA comes from Holophagaceae bacterium.
CGCGTCGCTCGCCCGCTTCGCCAAAGGATTCGTGGGACTCGAATTCGGAAGCGCCCCGGATGCTGCCACCATCAAGAATGTGATTCCGGGCTCGCCTGCCTTCGAATCGGGCCTCAGTTACGGACAGGAGATCCTGGCCGTGGACGGCTGGCGCACGGCCTCGGGCACGGAAGTCCAGCAGCGCATCGCCGATGTCCCTGTGGGCGGCAAAGCCGAATTCACCGTGGCAGACCGCGGCCGCGTGAAGACCATCGCGGTGCCTGTGATCGAAAATCCCAGGCGCGCATTCCGGATCCTTCCTGACCCCAAGGCCAGTGAAGCGCAGAAGGCGATGTTCACCAAGTGGACCGGCCAGGCTTTTCCAGCTCAACTGCAACCGGCGTTGAAACCGAGAAGCGGGAAACCTTGAGCGCCGCACCGCGCATCGCGGCGATCATCGCGGCCCACGACGAGGCGGAGCATATCGGCGGAGTGGTGGCCGGACTCCTCCCCTACGGCCTTCAACGGATCCTGGTGGTGGATGATGCCTCGGGAGACGGCACCGCTGCGATCGCCGCAGCTGCGGGGGCCGAGATCCTGCATCTTCCGGCCGGCGTGGGCGGCGGAAAGGGCCAGGTGCTGCGCGCGGGCATCGCCCATCTGCGCGGGGGCGATTTCGACTACTACCTGTTTATCGACGGGGACGGACAGCATGATCCGGCGGATCTTGCGGGATTCCTCGATCACCTGGCTGCGCACCCCGAGGCGGATTTCCTCATCGGCAGCCGCTTCAGGGACCGCGGCAGGATCCCGGGGAAACGATGGAAGACGAATGCGCTGGGCTCCTGGACCCTGGGCAGGATCGCCGGGGTGAAATGGGAGGACAGCCAGAGCGGATTCCGCATGATCCGCAAGAAGGTGCTGGATCGCCTGGATCTCCGCAGCACGGGCTTCGCCATCGAGATGGAAATCGCCATGAAGGCGGCCGATTGGAAGCTGCAGTGGGCCCACATCCCCATCCGCGCCATCTACCACGATTGCGGCGGAAGCCATTTCCGCGGAGTGATGGACACCTGGCTGATCGCCTGGTTTTCCCTCCAGTGTTGACTCCGGGTCTGTCAACACGAAAGAAAACGAAAACTGCGGAAAACTAATGGGTTGGTCCGAACCGGAATGGCATTTTTCTGTGGTTATGTAAACACTGTTATAAAACAATTTGATTCATTGTTGATGATTCAGGGCAGGGTACAGAAGTTCATGGAAGATAGGGATTTAGGGCCTCCGGGCAGGGTCAATCCGCAGTGTTTTCCACAAAACATGCGGAAAGGCCACCAAAGGTCTTTTAGTACGTGTAAAGCCGCGCCCATTGCCCTTGTCCGGGGTTTTTCGCTGGGCGAATCGGCCTCCCGTCAAGCGAAAAGGGGTTCCAACATCTTCCGGCAGTCCGTGTGCGGAAAGGCCATGGTGTTCTGGCGGCGCCGTCGGATCATCCACCGATGGTGGTGGGCACTTCGCCTTTCAGGATCCAGGCATCCAGGGTCTCATCCGAGATGCCCAATTTTGTCAGGTGCTCGGTGGCCATGCGCATGCTCTGGCCTTCATCGCGGCAGATGAGCAGGCGGCGTTTCCAGGCATTGATGGTCTGTTCCTTCAAGCCTTCCTCGCCCAGGGACACGCGTTTCTCCAGCAGGAATCCCAGGTTGTTCGCAGCCTTGCGGTGGTGCGGATCCAGGCTCAGGGCCTTGTTGTAGGCCTGGGTCGCTTCCGGGAGTTTGTGGGCCACTTCAAGCGCCACCGCGTAGGCATTCCATACATCCGGATCATCCGGCGCCAGGGTCATGGCTTCCTTCACCATCCGCAACTGGTCTTCCGGGCGCTGGGCCTTGCGGGCGCATTCCGAGAGCCCCAGGTAGGCGCTGTATTCGCTGGGATCGGATTCCAGGGCTTTGCAGAAGGTATGCTCGGCTTCCTTCACGGTGCCCGTTTCCAGGAGCGTGTAGCCGAGCTGGACCTGCAGCTCCGCGGCCTCGGGATCCCTTGCCAAGGCCTCCTGGTAGCAGCGCAGCGCATCCTCCCAGCGTTCGTCCTCGCGCGCCATTTCACCCAGGGCAGCCCAGGGATTGGCGGCTTGAGGGTCCGTGTCCGCGGCCATGGTGAAGTAGGAGATGGCGCCATCGCGATCGCCCAGATCACGCTTGAATTCGCCCAGGAACGACTGGGCTTCCGAGAAGGTGGAGGCAGGCGGGGCCAGCAGGATCAGCTTGTGGAGTTCCGCCTGGGCCATGTCGAGCTGGCCTTGTTCGCCGAAGATTTCGGCCACCATGAAATAGCTGCTGGGTTCGGTGATGTTCAGGCTCCGGGCGCGGTGGATGCAGCGCATGCCTTCCTGGCTTTCGCCGCGCTGCAGGAGGAATTCACCCAAGGTATGCCAGCCCCAGTAGTAGTTGGGGTCGAGTTCCAGCGCGGCGAGCACTTGGGTTTCCGCGGCCGCATGGTCCCCCATCTGCTGGCAGATGATCCCCAGCATGCGCAGGGTCACGGGATTCCTGGGTTGAAGGCTCAGGGCCTTCAGAAGCGCCCCTTTGGCGGCTTCCGGGTGGTCCCGGTGGAGGGCCAGGAGGCCGGTCAATTCAAACGTCTTGGGATCCTGGTCGTCCTTGGCGAGCGCTTTTTCAATAAGGGACTCGGCCTCGTCCAGACGGTTCTCGATGATTCTCAGGAAAGCGAGGTTGCGGAGGTGGGTGGCTTCTCCCGGGTGCTCGTCGCGAACCGCTTCCAATTCGATGGAGAGCCGCCGCAGGTCCTCGGCGGTCGTGTGGTCGCCCTCGCACAAGATCCGCTCGAACCAAGCCTCTTCATGGGCCCGCTCCTCCGCCAAAATCCCATCCAGCACTTCGGCGGCTTCGACATGCAGGCTCCGGGAATTGAGGGCCTTCGCGTAGCGCAGCCTCGACGTGGCATCCGGGCCGAGAGAGGATCTGAAGGCGAAGAGATCAGGATCGAGCAGACGGAGCCAGGGACGCGCCATGGGATACCTCGTAGGTGCTGCCATAGGTTAGCACCGCAGGGTGTCAACCTAACGCGCGAAACACCCCGGCCAGTCCATCACAGAGCAGCTCCGACATGGCGCTTCGGGTTTCCACCGTGGCCGAGCCCAGATGCGGCAGAAGCACTGTCCGGGGAGCTGTTCTCCAGTTCGGGTCGAGATGCGGCTCACCCGCATAGACATCGAGACCGGCGCCTCCCAGGTGGCCCGACTCCAACAGCTCGATAGCGGCCGCTTCATCCAGAATCCCGCCGCGGGCCGTGTTGATGAGCACGGCTCCTCCGGGGAGCATCATCAGCGCATCCCTGTCCAGGAGGCCCTGGGTGGCATCCGTCAACGGGCAATGGAGGGACAGCACCGCGCACCGCGGCAACAGTTCCTGCAACGCCAATCGTGGCGCGGTTTCAGGCCCGAAGTCCACGGATCCTCCGCAGCCTTCCCTGTCCCAGAACAGCGGCTGCATCCCCAGGGCCCAGACCCGCTTGGCAAAGGCCTTCCCGATGGGCCCCGAGCCCAGGATTCCACAGGACTTGCCTGCGAGGCCGCAGCCCAGGAGCTGGTCCGGCGCCCAGCCGCCCCATGTCCCGGAGCGCACCAGGGCCTCTCCTTCCGCGATCCTCCGGGTCACCGAAAGCAGCAGCGCCAGGGCGACGTCGGCGGTTGCGTCCGTCAACACGCCTGGCGTGTTGACGAGGGTGATGCCCCTGGCTCCGCACAGTGAAACGGGCAGATGGTTCACGCCTACAGAATAGGTTCCGATGGCCTTGAGGCGGGGCGCCGCCTGGATGTCGGATTCCGTGACGGGCTCGGAGAGCAGCACCACGATGGCTTCCGCCGACCGCAGGGCCGCATTCCAGTTGGGTGAGCGGTAAGGCGCGACGAGCAGTTCGGGAAACGCCTTGCCCAGTTCTTGAAGCGCGCTTCCCACCAACGGCGAGGTGGAAAGGATCCGGATGCTCATCGCTGGAGCGCCCGCAGCGCCAGGCGGATGGCTTCCGGCAAGGGCGGCCGGGTGGCCCGCAATTCAATGATGGAAGGCATCACCGCGTCCTCTTTGAAACCCAGATTCGTCAGCGCGGAGCGCAGGTCCGATTCCCAGGCGTCGCCCGGCGCAGACGCGCCGCCCAATCCATCGAGGCCCGAAAGGCCGCCCATTTTTTCGCTGAGCTCGAAGCAGAGCTTCTCGGCGGTCTTCTTGCCGACGCCGGGAATGCGCACCAGTAGCTTCACTTCGCGGGTGCGGATGGCCTGGATCAATTCGCCCATGGGCAGCGCACCCAGGGCGGCCAGAGCGAGCTTGGGCCCCACACCATCCACCTTGACGAGCATCCGGTAGAGATCCCGTTCGGAGAGAGAATAGAAACCCAGCAGGGACAGCTCGTTCTCCCGCAGCAGCGTTTCGATCCACAGCGTGGCCTCGTGCCCCACCTCCGGCAGCAGGCCGTAGGTGCCCAGGCTGATGGCCGCGGAATAGCCCACTCCGGCGCATTCGATGAGCGCCTGGTTGGGCAGCTTCTGGATCAATTCACCCCGCAGTCGTCCGATCATGGGGATAGAGTAGCGCGGGGCTGCCCCGGAACGTGCGACCCTGGTCGCACACCCTGCAAGGAAGGGATTGGATTGCCGAGAGACATTGGGGGGGATAGTTTCTTGAATGTGAATAGGGAATGCGGGTTTCTCAGCGCAGGTGTGGGCGTGGGGAGCATCCTTTGAGGGCCATCCTGGTGCATGGCATGGGCCGCACGGCGGTATCCCAGATGTGGCTGGCGGCGAGGCTTCGCCGCCGAGGGGTGAAGGTGTCCCTGTTCTCCTATTCGGCCACCTTCAATACCTTTGACGCCACCGTGAAGCGGCTTGCGGAATTCATCGAAAAACGCAGCGTGAAGGACACCTGTGTCCTCGTCGGGCATTCATTAGGGTGCGTGCTGATCCGCTCCGCCCTGGCGGAACTGCGGGGAGCCGCGCCGAGCGCCTGCTTCTTCCTCGCGCCGCCCAGCAAGGCCAGCCGTGCGGCGAAGGCCTTCCGAAGCTCGGCCATCTACCGTGCGTTCAATGGCGAAATGGGCCAATTCCTGGGCGATCCTTCATTCATGGATTCGTTGCCAATCCCTACGATTCCCACAAGGGTCTACGCGGGCAACAAAGGCCCCAGGGGCAGGCATAGCCCCTTCGGCTTGGAACCCAACGACGGCATCCTCGCCGTGTCCGAAACGCCGCTCTATGAAGGCCAATCCATCATCGAAGTCCCCATGATCCATACCTTCATCATGAACTCCCGGAGCGTGTTGGAGGACATCCTGGAAGCCGCCCGGACAGGCGATATCCGTAGACCCGATCAGGATGGAGGCTCACGCGACGGCGGGCGCAGCGCAGCGAGCACCGGCGGCAACGAGGCCGCAAAAAGCAGCCTTGTTGAGCGGGATGACGACTGACACTAATGGTCGGCGAGGTCGTCCAACCAAATGAAAACGGCGGCCCAAGGACCGCCGAAAAGTAAAAGTTTGGTGGACCCGATCAGGATCGAGGCTCACGCGACGGCGAGCGCAGCGCAGCGAGCATCGGCGGCAACGAGGCCGCACAAAGCGGCCTTGTTGAGCGGGATGACGACCGACTTGAAAAATTGGTGAGGTCGTCCCCTCAATGAAAACGGCCGTCGAGGACGGCCGGAATAACTAACCTTGGTGGACCCGATCAGGATCGAACTGACGACCTCCTCATTGCGAACGAGGCGCTCTCCCAGCTGAGCTACGGGCCCGGGAAGAACCAGTCTATCGGAAGCCCGGCGAGGCTCCAAGTGCGGATTCGCAGCCGCTGGCGTTGACTGGGTGGCGGCTGGAACCGACACTTGCCCCGATGGTCTTCCTGGCGGTTTTCCCCCTGTTGATGCCGGTCCCCGGGCAGGACCAGGATGTGCCAAAGGCCCACCCCTTCGAAATATCCCGCATGGTGGTGTTGGTTCTGGATGGGCCTGGCTGGCGGCCATGGGACGAGCAGGGAACGCAGCCGTTGAAAGGGCGTTCCAAGGTGCCTTCCGCGACGGTCGAAGTGGTGGAATCGTCGGAACGGGATCGCCAACTTCGTTTGCAGGAGTTCAAGACCAGGACGGTTCCTGTGCTCCAGGCCGCTTTCGAGGTGGGGCACGCTTTCAGAACCAATGTCCAGATGCTCGCGGAATTCATGAGCCAGGATCCGGCCCAGCCGCATCCACCCTCGGTTCCAGCGGTCTTCTACAACAATTTCAGGCCACCGCCGGAAAATCCGGCGCTGCAGCTGCAGATGGCAACCGGTTGGTCCCGCTTTCGGGTGGCCGTCCGCAGGGAGGGCTCCACGCGATAAGTTTGCCGACCCCCCCAAAAAAAACCGCCCGAAGAGGCGGTTTTCTTTTTGGCCGATGGGAAAATCACATCAGCGCATCCATGCACTGGGCCAGGACGTCCTTACCGGGTTTCAGCGCGGCCTGGCCGAGGTGGACCAACGGCATGTCGGCGATGTGCGTGATGTCGTGGATGGTCGGTTTCTGGGTATTGACGTAGAGGAGTCCCGTGAGGAACTCGCCCTTCTCCACACCTTCATGCAGCACTTTCATGGCGCCGAAGCGGTCCGTGGGATCGTAGTCTTCGCGCAGGGCGCGGAAGGACACCCGGGAGCCATCGGGGAAGGTCACGACCTTGCTTTCGCCAGCGGGGATCTCCACCTGCTCCAGTTCGTTGAACTGCACGAACCCCAGCTCGTGGAGCGGGAAATCATGGTCCTTGGCGTTCTTGTAGGACTTGGTGGAGCTGTCGTGGTTATTGAAGGTCACGCAGGGGCTGATGACGTCGATAATGCAGGTGCCGTTGTGGGCCATGGCAGCCTTGAGGATGGTGTTCAGCTGCTTGGGGTCTCCGCTGAAGGAACGCGCGACGAAGCCGCAACCCAGCTCCAGAGCCAGGGTGCACGGATCGATGGGGGCCAGCTCGTTCACGGTGCCGTGCTTGAGCACCGAGCCCAGGTCGGCGGTGGCTGAGAACTGGCCTTTGGTGAGGCCGTAGACGCCGTTGTCCTCGATGATGTAGATCATGGGCACGTTGCGGCGGATCATGTGTACCAGCTGGCCGATGCCGATGGACATGGAATCTCCGTCGCCGGAGACTCCGATGTTGACCAGTTCCCGGTTGGCGACACAGGCCCCCGTGGCGATGCTGGGCATGCGGCCATGGACGCTGTTGAAGCCCCAGGCCTGGTTGAAGAAGTAGGCGGGGGTCTTCGACGAGCAGCCGATGCCGGAGTACTTGCCGACCTTGTGGGCCTCGATGTTCATTTCGAAGGCGGCGTTGATGAGCTGGGCCGTGATGCTGTCGTGGCCGCAGCCGGCACAGAGCGTGGACTTGGAGCCGACGTAGTCCTGTTTGGTGAGGCCGAGCTTGTTGGTGGGAGCGGCAGGCGCGGTGGTGGTCATCTCTACTCCTATTTCTCGAACGCGTTGATCTGGTCGACGATGGTCTGGGCATCGAGGGCCATGCCGTTGTAATGCAGCACCGACTTGAGCTTGGTGGCCGCCTCCGGGTAGAACTCGCGCAGCAGGGCCTTCATCTGCCCGTCGCGGTTCTGCTCCACGACGTAGATGACGTCGGACTCCTTGATGAAGGCATCCACCTCGGAGGTGAAGGGCAGGGCCCGCAGGCGCAGGTAGTCGGTCTTCTTTTGGAAGCGCTCCGACAGCACGTCGCGGGCCTCCATCACCGCGGGATCGCTGGATCCGAAGGCCAGGACGCCGCGTTTTGAACCGGTGCCATCCACGATGGGTTTTGGGACGTACTGCTTGGCGGTCTCGTATTTGGCGCGCAGGCGGTCCACCAGCTCTTTGTAGTCTTCTGGCTTCTCGGAATAGAGGGCCATGGCGTTGTGGCCGGAGCCGCGGGTGAAGTAGGCGCCCTTGCCCCCGGGTGTTCCCGGAAGCGAGCGGTAGGGGATGCCGTCCCCGTCCACATCCTTGTAACGGCCCCAGTCCTTCATGGCCGCCAGCTCCTTCTCGCCCACCACTTTTCCGCGGTCGAAGTCGCCTTCCGGGTAGGTGAAGGGTTTGGACATCCAGTTCTGCATGCCGAGATCGAGGTCGGTGACGACGAATACGGGTGTCTGGAAGCGCTCCGCCAGGTTGAATGATTCATAGGCGAAGTCGAAGCACTCGGACATGTTGCCGGGGTAGAGGTTGATGTGGAGGGTATCGCCGTGGCTGCACTTGGCGCAGATGTCGATGTCGCCCTGCATGGTGCGGGTGGGCAGGCCGGTGGAGGGGCCGGTGCGCGCGACGTTGAAGAAGACGCCGGGGATTTCCGAAAAATACCCCAGTCCGATGAATTCGCTCATGAGCGATATGCCGGGGCCTGAGGTCGAGGTCATGCTGCGGGCGCCAGCCCACCCGGCCCCGAAGACCACGCCGGCCGAGGCGAGTTCGTCCTCCATCTGCACGATGGCCACGGTGAGCTTGCCGTTCTCGTCCCGGCGGTGTTCGTCGGCATAGTCGATGAGCGATTCCACCAGCGAGGAGGACGGCGTGATGGGGTACCAGCCCACCACCTGGACGCCGGCGAACATTGAGCCCAGCGCGCAGGCCGCGTTGCCGTCGATGATGATGTTGCCCGTGGTCTTGTTGTCGGGCACGACTTTTAGGCGGTTCTGCGCGGGCATGTTTTCAGCGGCCCAGGCGTATCCCGCATCCACTGCGGCCTGATTGATCTCGATGGCCTTCTGCTTGCCTTTAAGCTGCTTGGTGATGGCATTCTTGGTCTCGTTCATGTCGAGGCCGAGCATCTGGCCGGCGACCCCCACGTAGATCATGTTCTTCACGAGCTTGTGGAGCTTGGGTTCCGGGCAGCTCGCCGTGACCAGTTTCTGGAAGGGCACCGGATAGTAGATGAGATCGTCGCGGAGCGTGTTGAGCTTGAGGGGCTCGTCGTAGATGACCAGCGCGCCCGCGGCGAGCTTCAGCACATCGTCCTTGGCGGTCTCGGGGTTCATGCAGATCATCAGGTCCACGATGGCCTTGCGGGCCACGTAGCCTTTGGTGTTGGCGCGGATCTGGAACCAGGTCGGAAGCCCCGCGATGTTGCTGGGGAACAGGTTCTTGCCGCTCACGGGCACGCCCATCTGGAAGATGGTCCGCATCAGCACGCTGTTCGCGGTCTGGGAACCGGAACCGTTCACGGTCCCGATCTCTATGGAGAAATCATTCACCAGGGTTTTCGTGTGGTCGAGCGTATGGCCGTTTGCGAGCGCGGTGGACATAGGTCCTTTTCCCCTTATCAAGACTCCTTGCGCAAACCGGTTCCTTGAATCAGGGCCGCGCGCCTAGAGAGCAACAATGAACCAGTATATGACGGCAGCTCCGCTCTTCCGAGCCCGGATTCGGGCGATGCGGGGGCTCTAGAAAAAAAACGAAAAAAAAGGGATTGACCCGGAAGCTGCAACTTCCTAATTTGAAATCATGACTTCCACTGATCTCACCAAACGCCAGCTCGCGGTGCTCCAGTTCATCCGCGCGTTCGTCAAGGCCGAAGGGCGCAGCCCAACCCTGTCCGAGATCGGGAAGGGCGTCGGTTCCAGCGCTGTGAGCACCATCCACAAACACGTGCAGCACCTCATCGACAAGGGATTCCTGGGGCGCAGCCATGGCAAGGGCAACAATATCGTGATGCGCGACAAGCGGGCCGCAGCCGGAGGGTTGTCCAAATCTTCCGCGTTGAATGCCGGCGCGGAGGCCGATTTCGAAGCGGAGGCATGGGATGACGAGGAGGGCGGCGGCGGTCCGGCCGGCGGGTCCGGCGCCAGTCCCCGGATCCCGCATCTGGTGCCGGCGCGGATCCTGCCCTTCTGTGGTGATGTGGCCGCGGGAGCGCCCCTCATCCCCGAGACCCGGGCCCTCCCGGTGGAAGTGCCCAATTCCATCCATCGTGAACGGGATGATCTGTTCGTGCTCCGGGTCCGGGGCGATTCCATGATCGAGGACGCCATCCTCGACGGCGATCTGGTGGTGCTGCAGCGCAAGGCCGAGGTCCGCAACGGCGAGCGCGTCGTGGCTCTCATCGATGGGGAGGAGGCCACCCTGAAGGAATACCGCAAGGACAAGCAGGGCGTCTGGCTCATCCCGCATAATCCGGAACTCAAGCCGACCTGCTACGATCCGCGCCGCATCGACCTGCAAGGCGTGCTGGTGGGCGTGATGCGCAGCTGCTGAATCCCAGAATTTCGGTAGATCAGACGAGATCGGCTCTTAGGGCTCGGCCCATTTCCATTGTAGTCAGGAGCCCCCCCAGATCCTTGGTGGCCGCGCCTCCCATGAGGGCGTGTTTCACGGACCTCTCCACGGCCTGGGCGTTATCAGCCCAACCTAGATGCCTGAACATCAAGGCAGTGCTGAGGATAGCGCCCGTGGGATTGGCGATTCCCAGGCCGGCGATGTCCGGGGCCGAGCCATGGACCGGCTCGAAGAGCGCACCGCATCGGAAGGGATGGCCCATGGCCGTAGGCTCGTCAACGACGGCAAGATTCGCCGATGCGGCCAGCCCCATGCCGCCCTGGAAGGCCGCCAGCAGGTCGCTGACGAGGTCCCCGATCAAGTTGTCTGCGGCGATCACGCCGAAGTCACCAGGGCGCTGCACCAGGGCGCACAGCAAGGCATCCGCGTGCATGGCATTGGATCGGACCATGGGAAATTCGGCCTGCATGTGTTTGAACACTCGAAGCCAGAGGCCATGGCCATGTTTCAGCACATTGGCCTTGTGGGCGAGGGTCAGTGGGAAATCCAGGCGTTCCGCCCGCTGGAAGGCGGCCTTCAGCAGGCAGGCCACGGCCACCTCGGTGTGGACCGCGAAGTCCGTGGCGCCTTGCTTGGTGGTTTCGCCCTTCAGGCAATAGGGGCCCTCGGTGTTCTCCCGGAATACCTCCACATGGATGCCGGCGGCCGCAATCCCCTTCAAGGGGACGTGGGCGTCCAGCATGGGCTCGCAGGGCCGGTGGTTCACCCGCAGCCGCAGATCTTTCCGCAGGCGCAGCAGGATTTCCTCCGCATGCCGTCCGTCGGGAACCCTCGGATCCCCGACGGCGCCAAACAGGATCGCATCGAAGCCGTCGCGAAGCCGCACGAACGTCGTGTCCGAGAGGGTTTCGCCAGAGGCAAGGAAATACTCCGCGCCATGGGGAAAAATCTCCCATTCCACCGGTCGGCCGCGGCCCCTGGCCCACTCGAGCAAAGGAAGCGCCTCGGCCAGGACCTCGGGGCCGATTCCGTCACCAGGGATTACTGCGATCCGTGCCATTGCCTAATAGTCACACGACTGGAAGGTGGGATACTGAGTCCAGGTTCAAGGAGCCCTCATGCACAGGTTCACGACTTCAGCCGTTTCAAGCCTTTCGCTGCTCGCCTGCTTCTCCCTCTTCGGCGGCGACGCCAGCGGCCTGAAGGAAGGCCAGCAGGCCCCGCCCATCCAGGCCCAGGACCAGAACGGCAAGACCATCCAGCTGTCGGATTTCGCCGGAAAATCAACCGTGGTCCTGTATTTCTATCCCAAGGACGACACCCCGGGCTGCACGAAAGAAGCCTGCAGCCTCCGCGATGGACACGCGGAGCTCAAGGCTGCGGGAGCCGTGGTGCTGGGGGTCAGCAGCGACGACGTCAAGAGCCACGAGGCCTTCGCAGCCAAGTACCACCTGCCTTTCAGCTTGCTGGCGGACCCGGGGAAGGCCATCATCAACGCCTATGGCGTGAAGATGTTCGGCCTGAACTATGCGAAGCGCGTCACCTTCGTGATCGACCGCAAGGGAGTCATCCGCAAGATCTTCCAGGACGTGAAACCCGCGGGCCATGACCAGGAAGTGCTGGCTGCGGTCAAGGCCCTCGGTTGAATTCAAGCCTTCACAATATTTAATCAAGCTTGGCTGGAAGGCTGATGGCCTTCGAGATACACTCAGTCTTCTCAGCCTTGAGGGTTCAACAATGGTGTTTTTCAATCACGCCACCCGTCAGATGACGGCCAAGATCGTTTATTACGGTCCTGGTTTGTGCGGGAAAACGACCAATCTCAACACGATCTATGGCAAGACATCCACCAAGGCCCGCGGTGAGATGGTGAGCCTCAATACCGAAACCGACCGCACGCTGTTCTTCGATCTTCTGCCCATGGATGTGGGAATGGTGGGCGGTTTCAAGACCAAACTGCAGCTTTATACCGTTCCTGGCCAGGTGTTTTACAACAGCACTAGGAAGCTCGTGCTGAAGGGTGTCGATGGCATCGTGTTCGTGGTGGACAGCCAAGTGCCGATGCTGGATGCCAGCAAGGAAAGCTTGCAGAATCTCGAAGAGAACCTTCGCGAGCTGGGCCTCAAACTGGGCGATATCCCCACCGTTTTTCAATGGAACAAGCGGGACCTGAAAAATATCGTCCCG
Coding sequences within:
- a CDS encoding glycosyltransferase family 2 protein, with protein sequence MSAAPRIAAIIAAHDEAEHIGGVVAGLLPYGLQRILVVDDASGDGTAAIAAAAGAEILHLPAGVGGGKGQVLRAGIAHLRGGDFDYYLFIDGDGQHDPADLAGFLDHLAAHPEADFLIGSRFRDRGRIPGKRWKTNALGSWTLGRIAGVKWEDSQSGFRMIRKKVLDRLDLRSTGFAIEMEIAMKAADWKLQWAHIPIRAIYHDCGGSHFRGVMDTWLIAWFSLQC
- a CDS encoding tetratricopeptide repeat protein — translated: MARPWLRLLDPDLFAFRSSLGPDATSRLRYAKALNSRSLHVEAAEVLDGILAEERAHEEAWFERILCEGDHTTAEDLRRLSIELEAVRDEHPGEATHLRNLAFLRIIENRLDEAESLIEKALAKDDQDPKTFELTGLLALHRDHPEAAKGALLKALSLQPRNPVTLRMLGIICQQMGDHAAAETQVLAALELDPNYYWGWHTLGEFLLQRGESQEGMRCIHRARSLNITEPSSYFMVAEIFGEQGQLDMAQAELHKLILLAPPASTFSEAQSFLGEFKRDLGDRDGAISYFTMAADTDPQAANPWAALGEMAREDERWEDALRCYQEALARDPEAAELQVQLGYTLLETGTVKEAEHTFCKALESDPSEYSAYLGLSECARKAQRPEDQLRMVKEAMTLAPDDPDVWNAYAVALEVAHKLPEATQAYNKALSLDPHHRKAANNLGFLLEKRVSLGEEGLKEQTINAWKRRLLICRDEGQSMRMATEHLTKLGISDETLDAWILKGEVPTTIGG
- a CDS encoding D-glycerate dehydrogenase, with protein sequence MSIRILSTSPLVGSALQELGKAFPELLVAPYRSPNWNAALRSAEAIVVLLSEPVTESDIQAAPRLKAIGTYSVGVNHLPVSLCGARGITLVNTPGVLTDATADVALALLLSVTRRIAEGEALVRSGTWGGWAPDQLLGCGLAGKSCGILGSGPIGKAFAKRVWALGMQPLFWDREGCGGSVDFGPETAPRLALQELLPRCAVLSLHCPLTDATQGLLDRDALMMLPGGAVLINTARGGILDEAAAIELLESGHLGGAGLDVYAGEPHLDPNWRTAPRTVLLPHLGSATVETRSAMSELLCDGLAGVFRALG
- the ruvA gene encoding Holliday junction branch migration protein RuvA, which produces MIGRLRGELIQKLPNQALIECAGVGYSAAISLGTYGLLPEVGHEATLWIETLLRENELSLLGFYSLSERDLYRMLVKVDGVGPKLALAALGALPMGELIQAIRTREVKLLVRIPGVGKKTAEKLCFELSEKMGGLSGLDGLGGASAPGDAWESDLRSALTNLGFKEDAVMPSIIELRATRPPLPEAIRLALRALQR
- a CDS encoding alpha/beta hydrolase, coding for MRAILVHGMGRTAVSQMWLAARLRRRGVKVSLFSYSATFNTFDATVKRLAEFIEKRSVKDTCVLVGHSLGCVLIRSALAELRGAAPSACFFLAPPSKASRAAKAFRSSAIYRAFNGEMGQFLGDPSFMDSLPIPTIPTRVYAGNKGPRGRHSPFGLEPNDGILAVSETPLYEGQSIIEVPMIHTFIMNSRSVLEDILEAARTGDIRRPDQDGGSRDGGRSAASTGGNEAAKSSLVERDDD
- a CDS encoding 2-oxoacid:ferredoxin oxidoreductase subunit beta, translated to MTTTAPAAPTNKLGLTKQDYVGSKSTLCAGCGHDSITAQLINAAFEMNIEAHKVGKYSGIGCSSKTPAYFFNQAWGFNSVHGRMPSIATGACVANRELVNIGVSGDGDSMSIGIGQLVHMIRRNVPMIYIIEDNGVYGLTKGQFSATADLGSVLKHGTVNELAPIDPCTLALELGCGFVARSFSGDPKQLNTILKAAMAHNGTCIIDVISPCVTFNNHDSSTKSYKNAKDHDFPLHELGFVQFNELEQVEIPAGESKVVTFPDGSRVSFRALREDYDPTDRFGAMKVLHEGVEKGEFLTGLLYVNTQKPTIHDITHIADMPLVHLGQAALKPGKDVLAQCMDALM
- a CDS encoding 2-oxoacid:acceptor oxidoreductase subunit alpha — encoded protein: MSTALANGHTLDHTKTLVNDFSIEIGTVNGSGSQTANSVLMRTIFQMGVPVSGKNLFPSNIAGLPTWFQIRANTKGYVARKAIVDLMICMNPETAKDDVLKLAAGALVIYDEPLKLNTLRDDLIYYPVPFQKLVTASCPEPKLHKLVKNMIYVGVAGQMLGLDMNETKNAITKQLKGKQKAIEINQAAVDAGYAWAAENMPAQNRLKVVPDNKTTGNIIIDGNAACALGSMFAGVQVVGWYPITPSSSLVESLIDYADEHRRDENGKLTVAIVQMEDELASAGVVFGAGWAGARSMTSTSGPGISLMSEFIGLGYFSEIPGVFFNVARTGPSTGLPTRTMQGDIDICAKCSHGDTLHINLYPGNMSECFDFAYESFNLAERFQTPVFVVTDLDLGMQNWMSKPFTYPEGDFDRGKVVGEKELAAMKDWGRYKDVDGDGIPYRSLPGTPGGKGAYFTRGSGHNAMALYSEKPEDYKELVDRLRAKYETAKQYVPKPIVDGTGSKRGVLAFGSSDPAVMEARDVLSERFQKKTDYLRLRALPFTSEVDAFIKESDVIYVVEQNRDGQMKALLREFYPEAATKLKSVLHYNGMALDAQTIVDQINAFEK
- the lexA gene encoding repressor LexA, with product MTSTDLTKRQLAVLQFIRAFVKAEGRSPTLSEIGKGVGSSAVSTIHKHVQHLIDKGFLGRSHGKGNNIVMRDKRAAAGGLSKSSALNAGAEADFEAEAWDDEEGGGGPAGGSGASPRIPHLVPARILPFCGDVAAGAPLIPETRALPVEVPNSIHRERDDLFVLRVRGDSMIEDAILDGDLVVLQRKAEVRNGERVVALIDGEEATLKEYRKDKQGVWLIPHNPELKPTCYDPRRIDLQGVLVGVMRSC
- a CDS encoding isocitrate/isopropylmalate dehydrogenase family protein, with the protein product MARIAVIPGDGIGPEVLAEALPLLEWARGRGRPVEWEIFPHGAEYFLASGETLSDTTFVRLRDGFDAILFGAVGDPRVPDGRHAEEILLRLRKDLRLRVNHRPCEPMLDAHVPLKGIAAAGIHVEVFRENTEGPYCLKGETTKQGATDFAVHTEVAVACLLKAAFQRAERLDFPLTLAHKANVLKHGHGLWLRVFKHMQAEFPMVRSNAMHADALLCALVQRPGDFGVIAADNLIGDLVSDLLAAFQGGMGLAASANLAVVDEPTAMGHPFRCGALFEPVHGSAPDIAGLGIANPTGAILSTALMFRHLGWADNAQAVERSVKHALMGGAATKDLGGLLTTMEMGRALRADLV